A genomic window from Alkalihalobacillus sp. AL-G includes:
- a CDS encoding YgzB family protein has protein sequence MDIKYTSKINKIRTFALSLVFIGIIIMYLGLYFKASYLVMTILMLIGFLATLSSAGVYIWIGMLSTKAVQVECPNCHKITKVLGRVDSCMFCKQPLTMDPSLEGVEFDEKYNQKKSMKKD, from the coding sequence ATGGACATCAAATATACAAGTAAAATAAATAAAATTAGAACCTTTGCCCTAAGCTTGGTTTTCATCGGAATTATCATTATGTATCTGGGGCTTTATTTTAAAGCAAGCTACCTAGTGATGACAATACTTATGTTGATTGGGTTTCTCGCAACCCTTTCCAGTGCGGGTGTATACATATGGATTGGAATGCTATCAACGAAGGCGGTTCAGGTGGAATGCCCAAACTGTCATAAAATTACGAAGGTGCTCGGACGTGTTGACTCTTGCATGTTTTGCAAGCAACCCTTAACAATGGACCCTTCCCTTGAAGGTGTTGAGTTCGATGAAAAGTATAACCAAAAAAAGAGCATGAAAAAAGACTGA
- a CDS encoding cob(I)yrinic acid a,c-diamide adenosyltransferase: MKIYTKSGDKGTTSLVYGNRVPKNDSRVDAYGTCDEANSMIGLGLSYLHEQDREWKVEFEKTMHRVQTVLFHVGAELATPAGKKVGWTLEEKDLTFLEEAIDRWDDELTPLKQFVLPGGSKAASAFHVSRTVARRAERLAVSIEDVNPLVLSYLNRLSDFLFVAARYVNKQMDVIEPVLHEQ; encoded by the coding sequence ATGAAAATTTATACGAAATCTGGAGATAAAGGAACGACCTCACTCGTTTATGGCAACCGTGTACCCAAAAATGATTCAAGAGTGGATGCATACGGAACCTGTGATGAAGCGAATTCAATGATTGGATTAGGGTTAAGCTATTTACATGAGCAGGATCGCGAATGGAAGGTTGAATTCGAAAAAACGATGCACCGTGTTCAGACTGTTCTTTTTCATGTAGGGGCTGAACTTGCAACACCAGCAGGTAAAAAGGTTGGCTGGACACTAGAAGAAAAGGACCTCACATTTTTAGAAGAGGCAATCGATCGTTGGGATGACGAACTGACCCCTCTGAAACAATTTGTATTGCCAGGTGGATCTAAGGCTGCATCTGCTTTTCATGTTTCGCGAACTGTCGCCCGGCGAGCCGAACGGCTAGCAGTAAGTATTGAGGACGTCAATCCACTGGTTCTATCCTATTTAAACCGTTTGTCCGATTTTCTGTTTGTCGCAGCACGATACGTGAATAAGCAGATGGATGTGATTGAGCCTGTTCTTCACGAGCAATAG
- a CDS encoding nucleotidyltransferase-like protein, producing the protein MEDILRPLYQERASHNETLGVLLVEKNKKYSPSTDHFDVILFIIVEHAESSWQVKHYEFEDKKAALHVVDLQQLNEWLMLGSHRRVVDWVVNGRVLFDRNEFVDALKTRINDFPIAERQKKIGIEFAKLVRRFSDGKELYYAGHYLDAYNNIMHALHHLARLSVIEHGFYPEVTVWNQVRQIEPEIYKLYEELSSSEEPINKRIELLIIANEFSMSSKTDLGSRHLKEIMSEKDDAWSFSELMDHDELSDYKIDLSSLIEHLIEKEYIQVVRHETKGKGIYHRTYKCVR; encoded by the coding sequence ATGGAAGATATATTACGGCCGTTGTACCAAGAACGGGCAAGTCATAATGAAACACTTGGGGTATTGTTAGTTGAAAAAAATAAAAAGTACAGTCCATCTACCGATCACTTTGATGTTATTTTGTTTATCATCGTTGAACATGCGGAATCATCCTGGCAGGTCAAACATTATGAGTTTGAAGATAAAAAAGCAGCGTTACATGTTGTCGATCTTCAGCAATTAAACGAATGGCTTATGCTAGGTTCACACCGACGCGTAGTTGACTGGGTCGTAAACGGACGAGTCCTGTTTGACCGAAACGAATTTGTTGATGCTTTAAAAACACGAATCAATGACTTTCCGATTGCAGAACGACAAAAGAAAATCGGAATCGAGTTTGCAAAGCTTGTTCGCAGGTTTTCGGATGGAAAAGAACTTTATTATGCCGGACACTATCTCGATGCCTATAACAACATTATGCATGCACTGCACCATCTTGCTCGTTTATCAGTTATTGAGCACGGGTTCTATCCTGAAGTAACTGTCTGGAATCAAGTTAGACAAATCGAACCTGAAATTTATAAGTTGTATGAAGAGCTTTCCTCCAGTGAAGAACCCATTAATAAACGAATCGAACTGTTGATCATCGCCAATGAGTTTTCGATGTCTTCAAAAACCGATCTTGGCTCTCGTCATCTGAAAGAGATCATGTCGGAGAAGGATGATGCATGGTCTTTCTCAGAGTTAATGGATCACGACGAACTATCCGATTACAAAATTGATCTTAGTTCATTAATTGAACATCTAATAGAAAAAGAATACATCCAAGTCGTT
- the perR gene encoding peroxide-responsive transcriptional repressor PerR: protein MPQEENRLQTAVDTLKGAGVRITPQRHAILEYLIQTLSHPTADEIYKALEGKFPNMSVATVYNNLRVFREVGLVKELTYGDSSSRFDCVTTDHYHIICEDCGKIVDFSYPGLNEVEDVAKHVTGFRVGHHRMEVYGSCPDCQKAKAH, encoded by the coding sequence ATGCCACAAGAAGAAAATCGCTTGCAGACGGCGGTTGATACGTTGAAGGGTGCGGGAGTTCGCATAACCCCACAACGTCATGCGATTCTGGAATATTTAATTCAAACGCTGTCTCATCCGACTGCTGATGAGATTTATAAAGCATTAGAGGGAAAGTTTCCGAACATGAGTGTTGCCACAGTTTATAATAATCTTCGTGTCTTTCGTGAGGTAGGGCTGGTAAAAGAATTGACTTATGGAGATTCCTCCAGTCGCTTCGATTGTGTCACTACAGATCATTATCACATCATTTGTGAGGATTGCGGAAAAATAGTGGACTTTTCCTATCCGGGCCTAAATGAAGTCGAGGATGTTGCAAAACATGTAACAGGCTTCAGAGTCGGCCATCACCGGATGGAAGTGTACGGATCTTGTCCTGATTGTCAAAAAGCGAAGGCACATTAA